In Candidatus Binatia bacterium, the genomic window TTCGGCTTGGTGACGCACCGCATGATGCTCCAGTACACCCGCTACGCCATACTGGTCATTTTCATCGTTGCCGCGATGCTGACGCCCGGGCCGGATGTGGCTTCGCAACTGCTGATGGCTGCGCCGCTCCTCGTCCTGTACGGCGTGAGTATCGGCGTGGCGTACGTCTTCGGCAAACCGCGGGAGACTGAGGCGAAGTCCTGAATCAGGTCTCCGGATCGGCGGTGATTTCGCGCATCAGCCAGTCATCCGCTTCGAATGGCGGTGCGGTGATCTCGGCGTAATCGATCTGCGCCTGCACATCACGCAGAATCTGCCGAGCGACGGCCAGGAAATCGTGGACTACCAGCACCACGATGATCGCGGCCCGGCGATCGACCGTACGTACGATGCCGACGCCTTCATAGGATTCGAACAGGAAC contains:
- a CDS encoding DUF4911 domain-containing protein → MTAAHTIHPIYLRLAPTDIAFIKFLFESYEGVGIVRTVDRRAAIIVVLVVHDFLAVARQILRDVQAQIDYAEITAPPFEADDWLMREITADPET